DNA sequence from the Candidatus Latescibacterota bacterium genome:
TCCAGCCTGCCGATCCCGGCGGTGGCGATGGTGCCGATCCCGCCCTCTTTCGCGACGGCCCCGGCCAGCCCTGACAGAGAAATGCCTACACCCATACCACCCTGGACGACCGGAATCTTCGCGGTCAGGTCATCAATTCGCAGTTCAGGCATATTTATCATTGACATTCCTTTGTTTTGCGCCTTATGTTAACCATGTTAACATAAGATTATATTCGAATGTTAACCGTGTCAACATAATAAGTCAGCTTTTCGGGCAATAATCCAGCGATTTTATTGAAAAACGATGAAAAATAATAAAAAGAGCTATCATCATGGAAATCTCAAGGCGGCACTGGTCGAGGAAGTGACCCGGATCGTCATAGAAGAAGGCGTAGATAATGTTACAGTCAGGACTGTAAGTGAAAATATTGGAGTATCGAGACCTGCCCTGTACAGACA
Encoded proteins:
- a CDS encoding TetR/AcrR family transcriptional regulator, whose amino-acid sequence is MKNNKKSYHHGNLKAALVEEVTRIVIEEGVDNVTVRTVSENIGVSRPALYR